The Carassius auratus strain Wakin chromosome 27, ASM336829v1, whole genome shotgun sequence genome includes a region encoding these proteins:
- the LOC113045891 gene encoding occludin-like, with product MYGTQQYDSPPQYSPHYIVPSNMYTSRSFYSQRSEYGLYSSVPDAPQTEGNPQHFYRWFSPPGIVKMMEGLVALLCFVIFACVASTLVWDMHGYEGSIGAFVAGSGGYGMGSGYYGGTYGYQSSYMTPYSAKSAMISMAALNFVASLAILVVSFSKTWCVHGKTFYLTVLVVDVVLAILQCIIDIIFVIGVNPMAQSSQSIMYNPILMMCQTSLGTPSISAGVGTGFPGAYPSFNRYLYHYCFMDPEEAAALVCGLFVMIALVVAAYFAYKTRSKIWRHGKPNIYWEEPPVLRIDRSQNAQNWQGTQYTPTVVLSEKASPHLKAENSFTSYTEGTVSVYSEGACKSSVYSENANGCSPEPLYQSRWMSSNTVEEVEVQSSSVQEKPETYEVEDVLCETGHTTGGDSATESDTFELEDSHSEITTDEERRQYKKQFDIFLTEYKNLCAEMDDISDQMNELSRELDTLHEESTKFQAVADEYNRLKDLKRSPEYQAMKLRCKTLRQELCHIKQLVKNYDRSFARREKTNITDHQDFFV from the exons ATGTATGGAACACAGCAGTATGACAGTCCACCGCAGTACAGTCCACACTACATTGTCCCGTCAAATATGTACACATCCAGAAGTTTCTACTCTCAGAGAAGCGAGTATGGCTTATACTCTTCAGTGCCTGATGCTCCTCAAACAGAGGGAAACCCTCAGCACTTCTATAGATGGTTCTCCCCACCTGGCATCGTGAAAATGATGGAGGGACTGGTGGCTCTgctctgttttgttatttttgcctGTGTTGCTTCTACTCTAGTTTGGGACATGCACGGCTATGAGGGAAGCATCGGGGCGTTCGTTGCTGGATCTGGAGGCTATGGGATGGGGTCTGGGTACTATGGAGGAACCTATGGCTATCAGAGCTCTTATATGACACCCTACTCAGCAAAATCAGCCATGATCTCCATGGCAGCCCTTAATTTTGTTGCATCTTTGGCAATCCTAGTGGTTAGTTTCTCAAAGACATGGTGTGTACATGGAAAAACGTTTTACTTGACAGTTCTAGTGGTGGATGTGGTTCTGGCGATTCTACAGTGTATTATAGACATCATATTTGTCATTGGGGTAAATCCCATGGCCCAGAGTTCACAAAGCATCATGTACAACCCCATCCTGATGATGTGTCAGACCTCATTAGGGACTCCCAGCATCAGCGCTGGAGTTGGGACAGGCTTCCCAGGTGCATATCCGTCCTTTAATCGATATCTCTATCACTACTGCTTCATGGATCCCGAGGAG GCTGCAGCTCTGGTATGTGGACTGTTTGTCATGATTGCCCTGGTTGTTGCAGCCTATTTTGCCTATAAGACTCGAAGCAAAATATGGCGCCATGGCAAACCTAATATCTACTGGGAGGAACCACCTGTCCTCAGAATAGACAGGAGCCAAAATGCACAAAACTGG CAAGGCACTCAATACACCCCCACTGTGGTTTTATCAGAGAAGGCTTCCCCTCATCTGAAAGCAGAGAATAGCTTCACATCCTACACTGAGGGAACAGTGAGCGTCTACAGCGAGGGTGCATGCAAAAGCAGTGT GTATTCTGAGAATGCGAACGGTTGCTCCCCAGAGCCGTTGTACCAGAGTCGGTGGATGAGCTCCAACACTGTGGAGGAGGTTGAAGTGCAGAGCAGCTCGGTGCAGGAGAAACCTGAAACGTACGAGGTGGAGGACGTGCTCTGTGAGACGGGCCACACCACTGGTGGAGATTCGGCCACTGAATCAGACACATTTGAGTTGGAGGA CTCTCATTCAGAAATTACAACCGATGAAGAGCGCAGACAGTACAAGAAACAGTTTGATATCTTCCTCACTGAATACAAGAACCTCTGTGCAGAAATGGATGATATCAGTGATCAAATGAATGAACTGAGCCGAGAACTGGACACACTCCACGAGGAATCCACCAAGTTCCAG GCTGTGGCTGATGAATATAATCGACTCAAGGATCTGAAGCgg TCTCCAGAATACCAGGCTATGAAGCTCCGGTGTAAAACACTGAGGCAGGAGCTGTGTCATATCAAACAACTGGTGAAAAATTATGACAGAAGCTTTGCAAGAAGAGAGAAGACTAATATCACTGATCACCAGGATTTCTTTGTCTAA
- the LOC113045893 gene encoding MARVEL domain-containing protein 2-like — protein sequence MTDLGRPYSDDISSSQSEDFNRAHAEEDPSEVHNGDNPEDSSYSLYEQSHSDKEAEKTKKSALLKSWTSVFKKRKKTDSETQSTSSGEMKVLPNGTRCSPPVSPLLDRKNWAVPTGDLKPNVSPGSAGYKYDTLESELTSIHPAEYYAEKLEVYQLKYSYLKSWPGLLRLLTGLQLVFGGMVFACVCAYIQRDSEFSNYYRPNYGLAGAQGYHYNGPLTVFVLAIVGLSWLLTIILLVLGLTMYYRTILLDSKWWPLTEAITNLVISLLYMAAGIVYVNDLNRGGLCFMTVGINPVLSNLCRVEGGQMAGTAFIFINMVMYLISFLVCLKMWKHEAARREKEAMTSQLNSQLQQQTLESTSNMGSSSTRSKKISFRDEMDQSSVNKSRLRAEERKILTGAIPTGHIPKPRVIADYIIKYPEIHSVEDREQYKAVFNDQYQEYKDLHREITATLMKFQELDSMISQLVNNRRNPEESKRINGLLKKYDQKKNDPYFLEKKERCEYLKGKLSHIKMRIRDFDQNFTAKDSND from the exons ATGACAGACCTTGGCAGACCATATTCGGATGACATCTCATCCTCACAAAGTGAAGATTTCAACAGAGCACATGCAGAGGAGGATCCTTCTGAAGTTCACAATGGTGACAATCCTGAGGACTCGAGCTACTCTCTTTATGAGCAGAGCCACTCAGACAAGGAAGCTGAGAAGACGAAGAAAAGTGCCTTGCTGAAATCTTGGACTAGTGTGTTTAAGAAACGGAAGAAAACTGATTCTGAAACGCAATCCACATCATCAGGGGAAATGAAGGTACTACCCAACGGCACAAGATGTAGTCCACCTGTTTCTCCATTGTTGGACAGAAAAAACTGGGCTGTGCCTACAGGTGACCTCAAGCCAAACGTCTCCCCAGGTTCAGCGGGATACAAATATGACACACTTGAATCTGAACTGACCAGTATTCATCCAGCAGAGTACTACGCTGAGAAGTTAGAGGTATACCAGTTAAAATACTCCTATCTGAAGTCTTGGCCCGGCCTTTTAAGACTGCTAACTGGCCTTCAGCTGGTGTTCGGCGGGATGGTTTTCGCCTGTGTATGTGCGTATATTCAAAGAGACAGTGAGTTTTCCAACTATTACAGACCAAATTATGGATTGGCTGGTGCACAAGGATACCATTACAATGGCCCCTTGACAGTCTTTGTGTTGGCCATTGTTGGACTCTCATGGTTACTGACCATTATTCTGCTGGTTTTGGGATTAACAATGTATTACAGAACGATCCTGCTAGATTCCAAATGGTGGCCTCTTACTGAGGCGATTACGAATCTGGTCATTTCGCTGCTGTACATGGCAGCGGGTATCGTCTACGTGAACGATCTGAATCGTGGTGGGCTTTGCTTCATGACGGTTGGCATTAACCCAGTCCTGTCTAATCTGTGTCGTGTCGAGGGGGGTCAGATGGCTGGGACTGCATTTATATTCATTAACATGGTCATGTACTTGATAAGCTTCCTAGTGTGCCTTAAAATGTGGAAGCATGAAGCTGCCCGCCGCGAGAAGGAGGCCATGACAAGCCAGCTGAACAGCCAG TTACAGCAGCAAACTCTGGAATCCACATCCAATATGGGCAGCTCCTCAACTAGATCCAAGAAAATTTCATTCAGAGATGAAATGGATCAAAGCTCTGTGAATAAGAGCAGACTGAGAGCTGAAGAAAGGAAGATTTTAACTGGAGCTATTCCAACAGGACACATACCTAAACCCAGAGTCATCGCTGATTATATTAT AAAATATCCTGAAATTCATTCAGTAGAGGACAGAGAGCAATACAAAGCAGTTTTTAATGACCAATACCAAGAGTACAAGGATCTGCACAGAGAAATCACTGCCACTTTAATGAAGTTTCAGGAATTAGACAGCATGATAAGTCAACTCGTCAATAACAGGAGAAACCCTGAG gagaGTAAGAGAATCAATGGCTTACTGaaaaaatatgatcaaaaaaagaAT GACCCATACTTTTTGGAGAAGAAGGAACGGTGTGAATATCTGAAAGGAAAACTAAGCCACATCAAGATGAGGATTCGTGATTTTGATCAAAATTTCACTGCAAAGGACAGCAATGACTAA